The following are encoded in a window of Spirochaetaceae bacterium genomic DNA:
- a CDS encoding type II toxin-antitoxin system RelE/ParE family toxin produces the protein MARLIWAAPALADLDEIAEYIALDDRPAAARYVRKVFYTVDRLKQFPDSGRRPAELPDSRYREVVVPPCRVFYRTEGGSVLVLYVMRSERLLHAHLREGRRRRMERAE, from the coding sequence GTGGCTCGACTGATCTGGGCAGCGCCCGCGCTGGCCGACCTCGATGAGATCGCGGAGTACATTGCGCTCGACGACCGGCCCGCCGCAGCCCGCTACGTCCGCAAGGTGTTCTACACGGTCGACCGCCTGAAGCAGTTCCCGGATTCCGGCCGGCGTCCCGCGGAGCTGCCCGATTCGCGCTACCGGGAAGTCGTGGTGCCGCCCTGCCGCGTGTTCTACCGCACGGAAGGAGGCAGCGTGTTGGTCCTGTACGTGATGCGCTCCGAGCGCCTGCTGCACGCTCATCTCCGGGAAGGCCGCCGCCGGCGGATGGAGCGCGCGGAGTGA
- a CDS encoding acyl-CoA thioesterase — translation MDHHFSLQMKVRDYECDLQQIVNNAVYQQYCEHTRHEYLRRLGIDFAALHDRGIDLVLVRAEVDYHHPLRSGDRFEITLRVEPKGRIRFLFHQTIFRLPERQRIVTGVFHGASLRNGRPALVAEVADKLQQASEN, via the coding sequence ATGGACCATCACTTCAGCCTGCAGATGAAGGTGCGCGATTACGAGTGCGACCTGCAGCAGATCGTCAACAACGCGGTCTACCAGCAGTACTGTGAGCACACCCGGCACGAGTACCTGCGCCGGCTCGGCATTGATTTCGCCGCCCTCCACGACCGCGGCATCGACCTGGTCCTGGTGCGGGCGGAGGTGGACTACCATCACCCGCTGCGCAGTGGCGACCGGTTCGAGATAACGCTGCGGGTGGAACCGAAGGGGCGCATCCGGTTCCTGTTTCACCAGACGATCTTTCGCCTTCCCGAACGACAGCGTATAGTAACGGGAGTATTCCACGGGGCGAGTCTCCGCAACGGGCGGCCGGCGTTGGTCGCCGAGGTAGCGGACAAGCTGCAACAAGCGAGCGAGAACTGA
- a CDS encoding DEAD/DEAH box helicase: MQPLTFSSLGLTETILRALRARGYAAPTPIQQQAIPHLLAGRDLLGIAQTGTGKTAAFALPVLQQLSGTPERAQPRTPRALVLAPTRELAIQIHDDFRDYGAGLGLGQTVILGGVSQRPQVAALSRCIEIVVATPGRLLDLLEQGHVRLSRITHFILDEADRMLDMGFIHDVRKIIAKLPVRRHSLLFSATMPSDVAGLAGEILHRPERVEVTPAATTVDTVRQFVYFVNSADKPHLLRELLNDRELSRVLVFSRTKHRANRVAQKIAAAGVTADAIHGNKSQNARQAALERFRRGSSRVLVATDIAARGLDVDGISHVINFELPHEPESYVHRIGRTARAGAAGCALSFCDPGEVPQLRAIERLARVTLQTVRDQPFHVSPPAPQRRHRPQPAGSHRAAEVRGLGGGRPNGGRRRQRRRVTAS; this comes from the coding sequence TTGCAACCCCTCACCTTTTCCTCTCTCGGATTGACCGAGACCATTCTGCGTGCGCTACGAGCGAGAGGCTACGCCGCCCCCACGCCGATTCAGCAACAGGCCATTCCTCATCTGCTCGCGGGCAGGGATCTGCTCGGCATTGCGCAGACCGGAACCGGCAAGACCGCCGCGTTCGCTCTGCCTGTCCTGCAGCAGCTCTCCGGCACCCCGGAACGGGCGCAGCCGCGCACTCCCCGCGCATTGGTGCTGGCCCCGACGCGCGAGCTCGCCATTCAGATCCATGACGATTTTCGCGACTACGGCGCCGGGCTGGGGCTGGGCCAGACGGTCATCCTGGGCGGCGTCTCGCAACGCCCCCAGGTCGCCGCGCTGTCACGCTGCATCGAGATCGTCGTGGCGACGCCCGGCCGGCTTCTGGATCTTCTTGAGCAGGGTCATGTCCGCCTGAGCCGCATCACCCACTTCATTCTCGATGAAGCGGACCGCATGCTGGACATGGGCTTCATCCACGACGTGAGGAAGATCATCGCCAAGCTGCCGGTCCGCCGCCACTCGCTGCTGTTTTCCGCGACCATGCCGTCCGACGTCGCCGGTCTGGCGGGTGAGATTCTGCATCGGCCGGAGCGGGTGGAGGTGACGCCGGCGGCCACCACGGTGGACACCGTTCGGCAGTTCGTGTACTTCGTGAACAGCGCGGACAAGCCGCACCTGCTGCGCGAACTGTTGAACGACCGGGAGCTGTCACGCGTGCTGGTGTTCTCGCGCACCAAGCACCGCGCGAATCGGGTGGCCCAGAAGATCGCGGCGGCCGGGGTGACGGCGGACGCGATCCACGGCAACAAGTCGCAGAATGCCCGCCAGGCAGCCCTGGAACGGTTCCGCCGCGGGAGTTCGCGCGTGCTGGTGGCAACCGACATCGCCGCTCGCGGCCTCGATGTCGACGGCATCAGCCACGTCATCAACTTCGAGTTGCCGCACGAGCCGGAGAGCTACGTGCACCGCATCGGCCGTACTGCACGCGCCGGTGCAGCCGGATGCGCGCTGTCGTTCTGCGACCCTGGCGAGGTGCCGCAACTCCGTGCCATCGAGAGACTTGCCCGCGTCACGCTGCAGACGGTCCGCGACCAGCCGTTCCACGTCTCACCACCGGCGCCGCAACGGCGGCATCGTCCGCAGCCGGCGGGTTCCCACCGGGCCGCCGAGGTCCGTGGCCTCGGCGGCGGCCGGCCCAACGGCGGACGCCGCCGTCAGCGCCGCCGCGTGACCGCATCGTGA
- a CDS encoding GNAT family N-acetyltransferase, whose protein sequence is MESIEVTAAEEQEVPAVQALTVEWAQEGSTIGQEASDRAYLLSFLSDCFLVARVSGRIVGFACARIANNRGYAVTPADRRVLQIEELYVCPEVRQQGIGSALVRTVLQWARDRGVAAFHVFTATRDTDKILRFYRQLGFAPWGIQMYRSERAPGTDPHTAL, encoded by the coding sequence GTGGAAAGCATCGAGGTTACGGCGGCAGAGGAACAGGAGGTGCCGGCCGTACAGGCGCTGACCGTGGAGTGGGCTCAGGAGGGCTCTACCATCGGCCAGGAAGCGTCAGACCGAGCCTACCTGCTCAGCTTCCTTTCCGACTGCTTTCTCGTGGCCCGCGTCTCGGGACGCATCGTGGGTTTCGCGTGCGCCAGGATCGCGAACAATCGCGGTTATGCCGTGACCCCCGCGGACCGGCGCGTGCTGCAGATCGAGGAGTTGTACGTATGCCCGGAAGTTCGCCAACAGGGCATCGGGTCGGCTCTCGTGCGCACCGTACTGCAGTGGGCACGAGACCGCGGCGTAGCGGCGTTCCACGTGTTCACCGCTACCCGGGACACCGACAAGATTCTGCGATTCTACCGGCAGCTCGGCTTCGCACCGTGGGGCATTCAGATGTACCGCTCCGAACGCGCTCCCGGCACCGATCCGCACACCGCGTTGTGA
- a CDS encoding sulfatase, whose amino-acid sequence MAQSRPNIVFAFADDWGRYASAYRRIQGDGTPNALIDTPHFDRVAREGALFTNAFVPAPSCTPCRSSILTGRYFWQTGRGAILQGAEWDETIPSYPLALEEAGYHIGYTYKVWSPGTPRDAPYGAERTRYAPAGTRYGSFSFVTTELAPERGVEGAKQVLYDETRDNFQAFLDAREPGRPFCYWWGPTNTHRKWQRGSGKQLWGLEPDDLTGRLPAFLPDVHDVREDVCDYLGECQAVDAGLGVLLARLEEIGELDNTLLVVSGDHGIPGFPRGKCNLYNLGCEVALAARWPGRVPAGRTVHDFVNLMDLAPTFLEAADVDRLPGMAGHSLLPVLESPASGQVDASRDHVVLGRERHVARARAGNKPYPQRAIRTGRYLYIRNFAPDRWPMGDPRGLDDPATVPPSYEDLCEDTLVAYSDMDGSPSKAWMVHHRGEPEVRALFEMGFGKFPAEELYDLERDPHYLDNVAGDPGYAEAREHLSSRLMTVLREQHDPRVTEPDCRFERSPYTDPHPGF is encoded by the coding sequence ATGGCACAGAGCAGACCCAATATCGTGTTCGCGTTCGCGGACGACTGGGGGCGGTACGCGAGCGCCTACCGCCGTATCCAGGGCGACGGCACCCCCAACGCCCTCATCGACACCCCGCACTTCGACCGGGTGGCGCGCGAGGGCGCGCTGTTCACCAACGCGTTCGTTCCGGCGCCTTCGTGCACGCCGTGCCGCAGCTCGATCCTGACCGGGCGCTACTTCTGGCAAACCGGACGCGGCGCCATCCTGCAGGGAGCGGAGTGGGACGAGACGATCCCTTCCTACCCGCTGGCGCTGGAGGAGGCCGGCTATCATATCGGCTACACCTACAAGGTGTGGTCGCCAGGCACGCCGCGCGACGCCCCCTACGGCGCCGAGCGCACGCGCTACGCGCCTGCCGGCACGCGCTACGGGAGCTTCTCGTTCGTCACCACCGAGCTGGCGCCGGAGCGGGGCGTCGAGGGCGCCAAGCAGGTGCTGTACGACGAGACGCGGGACAACTTCCAGGCGTTCCTGGACGCACGCGAGCCGGGTCGCCCGTTCTGCTACTGGTGGGGGCCCACCAACACCCACCGCAAGTGGCAGCGCGGCTCCGGCAAGCAGCTCTGGGGCCTGGAGCCGGACGACCTGACCGGCCGCCTGCCGGCGTTCCTGCCCGACGTGCACGACGTGCGAGAGGACGTGTGCGACTACCTCGGCGAGTGCCAGGCGGTGGACGCCGGGCTCGGCGTGCTGCTCGCCAGGCTTGAGGAGATCGGTGAGCTGGACAACACGCTGCTGGTGGTGAGCGGCGACCACGGCATTCCCGGCTTCCCGCGCGGCAAGTGCAACCTGTACAACCTCGGCTGCGAGGTGGCGCTGGCGGCGCGCTGGCCGGGGCGGGTGCCGGCGGGGCGCACGGTGCACGACTTCGTCAACCTGATGGACCTGGCCCCCACCTTCCTGGAGGCGGCGGACGTCGACCGGCTGCCGGGCATGGCGGGGCACAGCCTGCTGCCGGTGCTGGAGTCGCCCGCCTCAGGACAGGTGGATGCCTCGCGCGACCACGTGGTGCTCGGGCGCGAGCGCCACGTGGCCCGGGCGCGCGCCGGCAACAAGCCCTACCCGCAGCGCGCCATCCGCACCGGCCGCTACCTGTACATCCGCAACTTCGCCCCCGACCGCTGGCCGATGGGCGACCCGCGCGGCCTCGACGACCCGGCCACCGTGCCGCCCTCCTACGAGGATCTCTGCGAGGACACTCTGGTAGCCTATTCCGACATGGACGGCTCGCCGTCGAAGGCGTGGATGGTGCACCACCGCGGCGAGCCCGAGGTGCGCGCGTTGTTCGAGATGGGCTTCGGCAAGTTCCCGGCGGAAGAGCTGTACGATCTGGAGCGCGACCCGCACTACCTGGACAACGTCGCCGGCGACCCGGGGTACGCGGAGGCTCGGGAGCACCTGTCGTCCCGGCTGATGACGGTGCTGCGCGAGCAGCACGACCCCCGCGTCACCGAACCGGACTGCCGGTTCGAGCGCTCCCCGTACACCGACCCGCACCCCGGCTTCTGA
- a CDS encoding type II toxin-antitoxin system Phd/YefM family antitoxin, with protein sequence MKTELVTTLKRKATLLLAELRETGEPVLITEHGKPSAYLVDVESYEALQSKMRILEGVARGERALLENRTYTQAEAKHRMAKWLD encoded by the coding sequence GTGAAGACGGAACTGGTGACCACGCTCAAGCGGAAGGCAACGCTACTCCTTGCCGAGTTGAGAGAAACCGGAGAGCCGGTTCTCATCACGGAACACGGCAAGCCGTCCGCATACCTTGTCGACGTGGAGTCCTACGAGGCGCTGCAGAGCAAGATGCGGATTCTGGAAGGCGTAGCCCGCGGAGAGCGCGCGCTGCTCGAAAACCGGACCTACACCCAAGCCGAAGCGAAGCACAGAATGGCCAAGTGGCTCGACTGA
- a CDS encoding glucose 1-dehydrogenase has protein sequence MRLAGKVALVTGAGGGFGRGIATLFAAQGARVAAADIDGEAAARVTAEIAAAGGAAVAVAGDVSRDGDVAAMVAGALDSFGRLDIVVNNAGTTHRNRPMLEVDEAEFQRVFDVNVKSIYLSARHAVPVFRRQGGGVMVNIASTAGVRPRPGIVWYSATKGAVITMSKAMALELAPEGIRVVAVNPVISATALLPAFLPGEDTPEARRKMIDTIPLGRMSTPLDVARACLFLASDEAELLTGCCLDVDGGRCV, from the coding sequence TTGAGACTGGCAGGCAAGGTGGCCTTGGTGACGGGGGCGGGCGGGGGCTTCGGCAGGGGGATCGCCACGCTGTTCGCCGCGCAGGGAGCGCGGGTGGCGGCGGCGGACATCGACGGCGAGGCGGCCGCCCGGGTGACGGCGGAGATTGCCGCGGCCGGCGGCGCGGCGGTGGCCGTGGCCGGCGACGTGAGCCGGGACGGCGACGTGGCGGCGATGGTGGCCGGTGCGCTCGATAGCTTCGGGCGGCTCGACATCGTGGTGAACAATGCGGGCACCACGCATCGCAACCGGCCGATGCTGGAGGTGGACGAGGCGGAGTTTCAGCGCGTGTTCGACGTCAACGTGAAGAGCATCTACCTCAGTGCCCGCCACGCGGTGCCGGTGTTCCGCCGCCAGGGAGGCGGCGTGATGGTGAACATCGCCTCCACCGCCGGCGTGCGGCCCCGCCCCGGCATCGTCTGGTACAGCGCCACCAAGGGCGCGGTGATCACCATGAGCAAGGCGATGGCGCTGGAGCTGGCGCCGGAGGGGATCCGCGTGGTGGCGGTCAACCCGGTGATCAGCGCCACCGCGCTGCTGCCGGCGTTCCTCCCCGGCGAGGACACGCCCGAGGCGCGCCGCAAGATGATCGACACCATTCCGCTCGGCCGCATGAGCACGCCGCTCGACGTGGCCCGGGCGTGCCTGTTCCTGGCCTCCGACGAGGCCGAACTCCTCACCGGCTGCTGCCTGGACGTGGACGGCGGCCGCTGCGTCTGA
- a CDS encoding DNA-3-methyladenine glycosylase I, whose translation MHPPKPDSDGGYLEAAARIIFMGGLNRQVVDGKWPGFREVFANFDVHAVAAFDDDDVDRIAADDRVIKYRAKLAAVVKNARTIAAMAADHGSFAAYVDELYAMEGPGGASRALAKEFTYVSEQGAKHWLYATGYDIGDVTDKVRRKYAPFGG comes from the coding sequence ATGCATCCCCCGAAACCAGACTCCGACGGCGGCTACCTGGAAGCCGCGGCGCGCATCATCTTCATGGGCGGCCTGAACCGCCAGGTGGTGGACGGCAAGTGGCCCGGCTTCAGGGAGGTGTTTGCCAATTTCGACGTACACGCGGTGGCGGCCTTCGACGACGACGACGTGGATCGCATCGCAGCCGACGACCGGGTCATCAAGTACCGCGCCAAGCTGGCCGCGGTGGTGAAGAACGCACGCACCATCGCGGCGATGGCCGCCGATCACGGCTCGTTCGCGGCGTACGTGGACGAACTGTACGCCATGGAAGGGCCGGGGGGCGCGAGCCGTGCGCTGGCCAAGGAGTTCACCTACGTGTCGGAGCAGGGTGCCAAGCACTGGCTGTATGCCACCGGCTACGACATCGGCGACGTCACCGACAAAGTGCGTCGCAAGTACGCCCCGTTCGGCGGGTAG
- a CDS encoding M20/M25/M40 family metallo-hydrolase has translation MAVDVVELTHRLVAIDSVSRHSNAPVSDLLQQVLAAAGFEVERLEYDDPDGVRKVNLVARRGNGSGGFGLFSHSDTVPGDSWAGDPWAPRVEGDRLVGLGTCDMKGPLAAAIAAAAAAPVERLARPVYVVVTADEEVTGRGAVDVAKRSRLYRGGPEIGVITEPTRMIPVYAHKASSLAFVTALGRAAHSSTGKGINATLLMAPFLAEIALLAEEIKRDESFLNHEFTPPHNCLNVTIDDGATRPNVTAAKTVCTVGFRPMPGDRSADLMAIIEEKARRHGLQFEGYQGRAFRVPPDSRVVEIARRATGARQAETVGFGTDAFAFMDDVELVVLGPGDIAQAHTENEYISLTQLRRAVDVYAAMIEESCRG, from the coding sequence ATGGCAGTGGATGTCGTCGAGCTGACGCACCGGCTCGTGGCGATCGACTCGGTGAGCCGGCACAGCAACGCGCCGGTCAGCGACCTGCTGCAGCAGGTGTTGGCCGCGGCCGGCTTCGAGGTGGAGCGGCTGGAGTACGACGACCCGGACGGAGTGCGCAAGGTGAACCTGGTCGCGCGGCGCGGCAACGGCAGCGGCGGGTTCGGGCTGTTCTCGCACAGCGACACCGTGCCGGGAGACAGTTGGGCGGGCGATCCGTGGGCGCCGCGGGTGGAGGGAGACCGCCTGGTCGGGCTGGGGACCTGCGACATGAAGGGGCCGCTGGCGGCGGCGATCGCGGCCGCGGCGGCGGCGCCGGTGGAGCGCCTGGCACGTCCGGTCTACGTGGTGGTGACGGCGGACGAGGAGGTGACCGGGCGCGGCGCCGTCGACGTTGCCAAGCGCTCGCGCCTGTACCGCGGCGGCCCGGAGATCGGCGTGATCACCGAGCCCACCCGGATGATTCCGGTATACGCCCACAAGGCGAGCTCACTCGCCTTCGTCACCGCCCTCGGGCGGGCCGCCCACAGCAGCACCGGCAAGGGGATCAACGCCACGCTGCTGATGGCTCCCTTCCTGGCGGAAATCGCGCTGCTCGCCGAGGAGATCAAGCGTGACGAGTCGTTCCTGAACCACGAGTTCACGCCCCCGCACAACTGCCTCAACGTCACCATCGACGATGGCGCCACGCGCCCCAACGTAACCGCCGCCAAGACGGTGTGCACGGTCGGCTTTCGCCCCATGCCCGGCGATCGCAGCGCCGACCTGATGGCGATCATCGAGGAGAAGGCGCGCCGCCACGGCCTGCAGTTCGAAGGCTACCAGGGCAGGGCGTTCCGGGTGCCGCCCGACAGCCGGGTGGTGGAGATCGCTCGGCGTGCCACCGGGGCACGGCAGGCGGAAACGGTGGGCTTCGGCACCGATGCGTTCGCGTTCATGGACGATGTCGAGCTGGTGGTGCTCGGCCCCGGCGACATCGCCCAGGCGCACACCGAGAACGAGTACATTTCGCTCACGCAGTTGCGCCGCGCGGTCGACGTGTACGCCGCCATGATCGAGGAATCCTGCCGCGGCTGA
- a CDS encoding DUF1080 domain-containing protein yields the protein MSKKIFFLVGEGEYHSERTIPPFAEQVAGELGCEAVLSVGEEADPLDLTGLDDAALLVICVRFRNPTPEQLRTLHDWFASGRPVVGLRTTSHAFSNARGWCPDYFGGHYMSHAPNQAGQLAVVDPAAAAHPIVRDLPRVTEMGYGGTYNAVPLNDTATPLMFGKTGELPAEPVAWVNRYTPSSRVFFTSLGSAEHFEVPAFTQLLRNGIAWCLGEGDDGGGAKPAPSAMPPPPRRPPHSATVLFTGAPLTGWRHWDPGQQPPGMRLDARAESTAGGERHTAGRWPAAGNVLTAAPGYGDMYSEARFGGHRLHLDFQLPAQPDWVPAKLAGTGGAFIAGRYEIEIRGSAPESPPEHRCGALNGFRPPDVDVAVQPGIWQELEVEYTPQGEGGRISVWLNGTRIHHNVEVVEPTPRGFTELPAEWQGRSPLRLQADAAPVRYANIWVSE from the coding sequence ATGAGCAAGAAGATCTTCTTTCTGGTGGGGGAGGGGGAGTACCACTCCGAGCGCACCATTCCACCTTTCGCGGAGCAGGTAGCCGGCGAACTTGGCTGCGAGGCGGTGTTGAGCGTCGGCGAGGAGGCCGACCCGCTCGACCTTACCGGCCTCGACGATGCCGCGCTGCTGGTGATCTGCGTCCGGTTCCGCAACCCGACCCCCGAACAACTGCGTACGCTGCACGACTGGTTTGCCTCCGGGCGTCCCGTGGTGGGGCTGCGTACCACCAGCCATGCCTTCAGCAACGCCCGCGGCTGGTGCCCCGACTACTTCGGCGGCCACTACATGAGCCACGCCCCCAATCAGGCGGGCCAGCTTGCGGTGGTGGATCCGGCCGCCGCCGCGCATCCGATCGTCCGCGACCTGCCGCGCGTCACCGAGATGGGCTACGGCGGCACCTACAACGCCGTGCCGCTCAACGATACGGCGACGCCGCTGATGTTCGGCAAGACCGGCGAGCTGCCGGCGGAACCGGTGGCGTGGGTCAACCGCTACACGCCGAGTTCGCGCGTGTTCTTTACCTCGCTCGGGAGCGCCGAGCACTTCGAGGTGCCGGCGTTCACGCAGTTGTTGCGCAACGGCATCGCCTGGTGTCTCGGCGAGGGCGACGACGGCGGCGGCGCGAAGCCGGCGCCGTCGGCAATGCCCCCGCCGCCGCGGCGCCCGCCGCACAGCGCAACGGTGCTGTTCACCGGCGCCCCGCTGACCGGCTGGCGGCACTGGGATCCGGGCCAACAACCGCCCGGCATGCGCCTCGACGCGCGCGCCGAGAGTACCGCGGGCGGGGAGCGGCACACCGCCGGACGCTGGCCGGCTGCCGGCAACGTGCTCACCGCGGCTCCCGGCTACGGCGACATGTACAGCGAGGCGCGCTTCGGCGGGCACCGGTTGCATCTCGACTTCCAGCTTCCGGCGCAACCCGACTGGGTGCCCGCCAAGCTGGCCGGCACCGGCGGCGCATTCATTGCCGGGCGCTACGAGATAGAGATCCGCGGCTCGGCGCCCGAGTCGCCGCCCGAGCATCGGTGCGGGGCGTTGAACGGCTTCCGGCCGCCCGACGTCGACGTGGCGGTGCAGCCGGGCATATGGCAGGAGCTGGAGGTGGAGTACACGCCGCAGGGCGAGGGCGGACGGATCTCCGTGTGGCTCAACGGCACCCGCATCCACCACAACGTCGAGGTTGTCGAGCCCACGCCGCGTGGCTTCACCGAGTTGCCGGCGGAGTGGCAGGGCCGCTCACCGCTGCGCCTGCAGGCCGACGCCGCGCCGGTGCGCTACGCCAACATCTGGGTGTCCGAGTAG